One genomic window of Quercus robur chromosome 6, dhQueRobu3.1, whole genome shotgun sequence includes the following:
- the LOC126733002 gene encoding probable beta-D-xylosidase 6 — protein sequence MRSQQRFVLFVFLLFLQFCSSISTSNPHPEFPCKPHHHNSYPFCNTSLPITTRAQSLLSLLTLPEKIQQLTNNFTGIKRLGIPAYEWWSESLHGIATNGPGVSFSGTIPSATNFPQVLGTVASFNRSLWFSIGSAIAVEARAMYNVGQAGLTFWAPTINIFRDPRWGRGQETPGEDPMVASAYAVEFVRGFQGGKWKGQRRDGSGWKRVLKGDDGSERLMVSACCKHFNAYDLEKWHNFSRYSFNAVVSKQDLEDTYQPPFRSCIQQGKASCLMCSYNAINGVPACARGDLLQKARSEWDFNGYITSDCDAVATVFEYQNYTKTAEDAIADVLKAGTDINCGTYMLRNTKSAIEKGKVKEADIDRALLNLFLVQLRLGLFDGDPRKGKFGKLGPQDVCNSKHKTLALEAARQGIVLLKNDKKFLPLDKNVVNSIAVIGPMANNASLLGGGYTGIPCNPKSLSEGFQAYIKKTSYAKGCFNVSCDFDNGFDEAVRTAKEADFVILVAGLDLSQETEDHDRVSLLLPGKQKALVSSVAAASKKPVILVLTGGGPLDVSFAEEDPCIASILWIGYPGEAGGKALAEVIFGDYNPGGRLPITWYPEAFTGIPMNDMNLRADPSRDYPGRTYRFYTGHRVYGFGQGLSYTNYTYKFLSAPNKISLSGSLKSDSSKNVLHEVGDELGFIHIDEVESCNSLRFSVQISVMNLGDMDGSHVVMLFSEVPKKFKGTPVKQLVGFNRVHTLSHGSTKTSILVDPCQHLSFANDHGKMILPLGKHKLMLGDLEHFISIETD from the exons ATGCGTTCCCAGCAGAGATTCGTACTCTTTGTCTTCCTACTATTCCTCCAATTCTGCAGCTCAATCTCCACATCAAATCCACACCCTGAGTTCCCATGCAAGCCACACCACCATAACTCCTATCCCTTCTGCAACACTTCCCTTCCCATCACCACCAGAGCTCagtctctcctctctctcctcACACTCCCAGAAAAGATCCAACAGCTCACAAACAACTTCACTGGCATCAAAAGGCTCGGCATACCCGCCTATGAATGGTGGTCTGAATCACTCCATGGTATTGCCACCAATGGCCCTGGAGTTTCCTTCTCTGGCACCATACCTTCTGCTACTAACTTCCCTCAAGTCCTTGGCACAGTCGCTTCTTTCAATAGAAGCCTTTGGTTCTCCATTGGATCGGCCATTGCTGTTGAGGCCAGAGCGATGTACAATGTTGGTCAAGCTGGGTTGACATTTTGGGCACCTACTATCAATATTTTCAGGGACCCCAGATGGGGGAGAGGCCAAGAGACACCAGGGGAAGACCCTATGGTCGCTTCAGCTTATGCTGTGGAGTTTGTGAGGGGCTTTCAAGGTGGGAAATGGAAAGGTCAACGCAGAGATGGGTCTGGATGGAAAAGAGTGTTGAAAGGGGATGATGGGAGTGAAAGACTAATGGTCTCTGCTTGTTGTAAGCATTTCAATGCTTATGACTTAGAAAAGTGGCACAATTTTAGTAGATATAGCTTCAATGCTGTG GTTTCTAAGCAAGATTTGGAGGACACTTATCAGCCGCCATTTCGTAGCTGCATTCAACAAGGCAAAGCAAGCTGCTTAATGTGTTCTTACAATGCAATTAATGGAGTTCCTGCGTGTGCGCGAGGAGATCTCCTACAAAAAGCTCGATCTGAATGGGACTTCAACGG ATATATCACCTCAGACTGTGATGCTGTGGCCACAGTTTTTGAATATCAGAATTACACAAAAACCGCAGAGGATGCAATTGCTGATGTCCTAAAAGCAG GAACGGATATAAATTGTGGAACATATATGCTCCGAAATACAAAATCTGCTATTGAAAAAGGGAAGGTGAAGGAAGCAGACATAGATAGAGCTCTTCTCAATCTTTTCTTGGTTCAACTCCGTCTTGGGCTGTTTGACGGAGACCCCAGAAAAGGGAAATTTGGAAAGTTGGGACCTCAAGATGTCTGTAACTCCAAGCATAAGACACTGGCACTTGAAGCAGCAAGGCAGGGAATTGTTCTtctgaaaaatgataaaaagttCCTGCCTTTAGATAAAAATGTTGTCAATTCAATAGCTGTTATAGGTCCAATGGCAAACAATGCAAGCTTACTTGGCGGTGGCTACACCG GAATTCCTTGCAACCCAAAGAGCCTTTCTGAGGGATTTCAGGCATACATAAAGAAGACATCTTATGCAAAAGGTTGCTTTAATGTATCTTGTGATTTTGATAATGGATTTGATGAAGCAGTTCGTACTGCCAAAGAAGCTGATTTTGTTATCCTAGTCGCTGGGCTGGATTTGTCCCAAGAAACAGAAGATCATGACCGAGTTAGTCTGCTCTTGCCTGGTAAACAGAAGGCCCTTGTATCCTCTGTGGCCGCTGCAAGTAAAAAACCTGTGATTCTAGTTCTTACTGGTGGTGGACCCCTTGATGTATCATTTGCGGAAGAAGATCCATGCATTGCAAGCATTCTCTGGATTGGTTACCCTGGTGAAGCTGGAGGAAAAGCACTTGCAGAAGTCATCTTTGGAGATTATAATCCTG GTGGAAGACTACCAATTACTTGGTATCCTGAGGCATTCACCGGCATACCCATGAATGATATGAACTTGCGGGCTGATCCTTCTCGTGATTATCCTGGAAGAACCTACAGATTTTACACTGGACATAGAGTCTATGGATTTGGACAAGGCCTAAGCTACACCAATTATACCTACAAGTTCTTATCAGCACCAAACAAAATAAGTTTATCGGGATCTCTCAAGTCTGATTCCAGCAAAAATGTACTGCACGAGGTAGGAGATGAACTTGGTTTTATTCACATTGATGAGGTGGAATCTTGCAATTCACTAAGATTTTCTGTTCAAATTTCTGTTATGAACCTGGGTGATATGGATGGAAGCCATGTTGTGATGTTGTTCTCTGAAgtgccaaaaaaatttaaaggcaCTCCAGTTAAACAGCTAGTTGGATTTAATCGTGTGCATACTTTGTCACATGGATCTACTAAAACAAGCATCTTAGTAGATCCTTGTCAACATCTTAGCTTTGCAAATGATCatggaaaaatgatattgcCCTTGGGTAAGCATAAACTAATGTTGGGAGATTTGGAACATTTTATTTCAATTGAAACTGATTGA